A window of Natrinema salifodinae contains these coding sequences:
- a CDS encoding nascent polypeptide-associated complex protein: MFGGGGGLNPRKMEQMMKQMGIDVEDVDAEEVIIRTDEYDLVFDDAEVTKMDARGQETYQIIGSPEQVESGAAGGDAGTDADAGAEAEPEIPDGDVELVATRAGVSEDEARAALEENDGDLAAAVETLE; the protein is encoded by the coding sequence ATGTTCGGAGGAGGCGGTGGACTCAATCCGCGCAAGATGGAACAGATGATGAAGCAGATGGGCATCGACGTCGAGGACGTCGACGCCGAGGAGGTCATCATTCGGACCGACGAGTACGACCTCGTGTTCGACGACGCCGAGGTCACCAAGATGGACGCTCGCGGCCAGGAGACCTACCAGATCATCGGCTCGCCGGAACAGGTCGAGTCCGGTGCGGCCGGCGGCGACGCCGGTACCGATGCCGATGCCGGCGCCGAGGCCGAACCCGAGATCCCCGACGGGGACGTCGAACTCGTCGCCACGCGGGCTGGCGTCAGCGAAGACGAGGCCCGCGCGGCCCTCGAGGAGAACGACGGCGACCTCGCCGCCGCGGTCGAAACCCTCGAGTGA
- a CDS encoding HD domain-containing protein: MADDRESEPEPESESESELGLELERLVELLALKDERRTGWDLRGIEEPESVAAHTWGVATLCLFYADRAGEDVDRDRAVAMALVHDLAEARTGDIATRAEDGKQRVSGEEKEALERSAITDLLKPFADRDGDRSDYLALWEEYEARETPTARFVKDMDLIDNCLQALAYERGDRYDETDANDAFTQYENLDEFFATAAPRVRTTVGEDLFAAIKARYERAIGRDCQL; this comes from the coding sequence ATGGCCGACGACCGCGAATCCGAACCCGAACCCGAATCCGAATCCGAATCCGAACTCGGACTCGAACTCGAACGCCTGGTGGAACTGCTCGCACTGAAAGACGAGCGGCGGACGGGGTGGGACCTCCGCGGGATTGAGGAGCCGGAGTCGGTCGCGGCCCACACCTGGGGCGTGGCGACGCTGTGTCTGTTCTACGCCGACCGGGCCGGCGAGGACGTCGATCGCGACCGGGCGGTGGCGATGGCGCTGGTCCACGACCTCGCGGAGGCGCGCACGGGGGACATCGCGACTCGGGCGGAAGACGGAAAACAGCGCGTCTCCGGCGAGGAAAAGGAGGCGTTGGAACGAAGCGCAATTACAGACCTCCTGAAACCGTTTGCGGATCGCGACGGCGACCGCAGCGACTATCTGGCGCTGTGGGAGGAGTACGAAGCCCGCGAGACGCCCACCGCGCGGTTCGTCAAGGACATGGACCTGATCGACAACTGCCTTCAGGCGCTCGCGTACGAACGCGGCGATCGGTACGACGAGACCGACGCGAACGACGCCTTCACGCAGTACGAGAACCTCGATGAGTTCTTCGCCACGGCCGCACCCCGCGTTCGGACGACGGTCGGCGAGGACCTGTTTGCGGCGATCAAAGCGCGATACGAGCGGGCGATCGGCAGGGACTGCCAGTTGTAG